A part of Candidatus Woesearchaeota archaeon genomic DNA contains:
- a CDS encoding DUF302 domain-containing protein: MDYGYRKKLNCTVDEAESKVREALQEEGFGVLTYIDVKKTLKKKLDINTKEYRILGACNPPFAHKALEAEKEIGLLLPCNVIIYVAEDLCWVSAIDPVVAMGMIDNVALKPIAEQVRNKLRKVIDSL; the protein is encoded by the coding sequence ATGGATTATGGATACCGCAAGAAACTGAACTGTACTGTTGATGAGGCGGAATCAAAAGTACGTGAGGCACTGCAAGAAGAAGGTTTTGGAGTGCTCACCTATATTGATGTCAAAAAGACGCTCAAAAAGAAACTAGACATAAATACAAAAGAATATCGGATTCTTGGCGCTTGCAATCCGCCTTTTGCGCACAAAGCACTGGAAGCAGAAAAAGAGATAGGGCTTTTACTCCCTTGTAATGTCATTATTTATGTAGCTGAAGACTTGTGTTGGGTCAGCGCAATAGATCCGGTTGTTGCTATGGGTATGATTGACAATGTAGCTCTTAAACCTATTGCTGAACAAGTTCGCAATAAGTTGAGAAAAGTCATCGACTCATTATAG